In Poecile atricapillus isolate bPoeAtr1 chromosome 12, bPoeAtr1.hap1, whole genome shotgun sequence, one DNA window encodes the following:
- the UTP14A gene encoding U3 small nucleolar RNA-associated protein 14 homolog A: protein MAEQDPAAAAAGSGSDSEEGEDGERRHRRLLEAISALSGRKRRRLAERSEASGQVSEFNVTCKGAGEKLDLSELLQPIHPKSKLGSVRKELVRVKRKAAVELPLSKEEAKRVVREAAYVTTSKDVGKWQQVVLQNRRAEQLVFPLRQDIATVTPLERVTSAWKARTPLEQEIFGLLHKTQQPVTDPLLTPEEMASLQAMSLEEAQRRRAELQKARAVQSYYEAKARRTKRIKSKKYHRVLKKSRRRQALKEFEQLHKSDPAAALARLEELEQLRMQERMSLKHQNKGKWARSRAIMAKYDLEARKAMQEQLARNKELMQKVRVEPPEEELCEVPEEDTTALPVPSGASGANPWMLGKPSGPAPEPEAQEGPRDDTVPGAMENKDEEEEEELSEEEALLQDFEQKRRERTGSPEGLGEEHGADEAEAGAKDLGDNPVPPACAEELRDNPVSPACAEELRDNPVSPACAEELGDSPVSPACAEELVSTGLEPPAQAQEQLLLSEQLRRVQTMEDVESLAKEELVESSLEQEKLVAPRAGKQAQQQEEGRAGDRHAKKTPAKRKMISLEALLDGKPQEMDCPSLPVVLEEEEGGMEQRGMITEAFAGDDVVADFRREKRKAEEEAKPQPVNLVLPGWGEWGGTGLKPSARKVRRFLIKPPPAPPRKDQFMPHVIMSEKRNIHAAAHQVSELPFPFERHQQFERSMRTPVGPTWNTQRAFQKLTAPRVITRTGHIIQPISAEDVPDTAPGSGTRLGEEAVAGGKAVPGKKAVPGKKAVPEKKAVPGKKAVPGKKAVPREKAQHCRTR, encoded by the exons ATGGCGGAGCAGGacccggcagcggcggcggccgggagCGGCAGCGACAGCGAGGAGGGG GAGGATGGCGAGCGGCGGCACCGGCGGCTCCTGGAGGCGATCAGCGCCCTGTCCGGACGGAAGCG GCGGAGGCTGGCGGAGCGCTCGGAGGCGAGCGGGCAGGTGTCCGAGTTCAACGTTACCTGCAAAG GTGCTGGGGAAAAGCTGGATCTGtcggagctgctgcagcccatccatcccaaatccaagcTGGGCAGCGTGAGGAAGGAGCTGGTCAGAGTGAAGAGGAAGGCGGCGGTGGAGCTGCCGTTGAGCAAAGAGGAGGCCAAGAGG GTGGTGAGGGAGGCCGCCTACGTCACCACCTCGAAGGACGTGGGCAAGTGGCAGCAGGTGGTGCTGCAGAACCGGCGTGCGGAGCAGCTGGTGTTCCCCCTGCGGCAGGACATCGCCACCGTCACCCCTCTGGAGAGAGTCACCTCGGCATGGAAG GCACGAACTCCACTGGAGCAGGAGATCTTTGGATTGCTCCACAAGACACAGCAGCCTGTCACAGATCCACTGCTGACACCGGAGGAGATGGCATCACTGCAGGCCATGAGTTTGGAGGAG GCGCAGCGCCGGcgtgcagagctgcagaaggcGCGGGCAGTGCAGTCCTACTACGAGGCCAAGGCTCGGCGAACAAAGCGGATCAAGAGCAAGAA GTACCACCGCGTGCTCAAGAAGAGCCGCAGGCGCCAGGCCCTGAAGGAGTTTGAGCAGCTGCACAAATCGGACCCTGCGGCCGCCTTGGCAcggctggaggagctggagcagctcaggatgCAG GAGCGGATGAGCCTCAAGCACCAGAACAAGGGAAAATGGGCCCGATCCAGGGCCATTATGGCTAAGTATGACCTCGAG GCCCGCAAGGCcatgcaggagcagctggccAGGAACAAGGAGCTGATGCAGAAGGTGCGGGTGGAGCCGCCCGAGGAGGAGCTGTGTGAGGTGCCCGAGGAGGACACCACGGCCCTGCCCGTGCCAAGCGGGGCCAGCGGGGCTAACCCCTGGATGCTGGGCAAGCCCAGTGgcccagccccagagcctgAGGCACAGGAGGGTCCAAGAGATGACACAGTGCCTGGTGCCATGGAGaacaaggatgaggaggaggaggaggagctgtcGGAGGAGGAAGCTCTGCTGCAGGACTTTGAGCAGAAGCGACGGGAGCGGACAGGGAGCCCCGAGGGGCTCGGTGAGGAGCATG GTGCTGATGAGGCTGAGGCTGGTGCCAAGGACCTGGGGGACAACCCAgtgcccccagcctgtgctgaggaACTGAGGGACaacccagtgtccccagcttGTGCTGAGGAACTGAGGGACaacccagtgtccccagcctgtgctgaggaACTGGGGGacagcccagtgtccccagcctgtgctgaggagctggTGAGCACAGGGCTGGAGCCACCCGCACaggcccaggagcagctcctgctctcgGAGCAGCTGCGCCGCGTGCAGACCATGGAGGATGTGGAGAGTCTGGCCAAGGAGGAGCTTGTGGAGAGCTCCTTGGAGCAGGAGAAGCTGGTAGCCCCGAGAGCAGGGAagcaagcacagcagcaggaggaaggcagagctggggacagacaTGCCAAGAAAACACCAGCCAAGAGGAAGATGATCAGCCTGGAGGCTTTGCTGGACGGGAAGCCCCAGGAGATGGATTGCCCCAGCCTGCCTGTGGtcctggaggaggag GAGGGTGGCATGGAGCAGCGTGGGATGATCACGGAGGCCTTTGCTGGGGACGATGTGGTCGCCGACTTCCGCCGGGAGAAGCgcaaggcagaggaggaggcgAAGCCGCAGCCGGTGAACCTGGTGCTGCCGGGCTGGGGCGAGTGGGGCGGCACAGGGCTCAAACCCAGCGCCAGGAAGGTCAGGAG GTTCCTGATCAAGCCACCGCCAGCACCTCCACGGAAGGACCAGTTCATGCCCCACGTCATCATGAGCGAGAAGCGCAACATCCATGCGGCAGCACATCAG GTCAGCGAGCTGCCCTTCCCCTTTGAGCGGCACCAGCAGTTTGAGCGGAGCATGCGGACACCCGTGGGCCCCACGTGGAACACTCAGCGCGCCTTCCAGAAGCTGACAGCCCCTCGAGTCATCACCCGCACCGGCCACATCATCCAGCCCATCTCAGCCGAGGATGTCCCTGACACGGCCCCTGGCAGCGGGACCAGGCTCGGGGAGGAGGCTGTGGCTGGGGGgaaggctgtgccagggaagaaGGCTGTACCAGGGAAGAAGGCTGTACCAGAGAAGAAGGCTGTACCAGGGAAGAAGGCTGTACCAGGGAAGAAGGCTGTGCCTCGGGAGAAGGCGCAGCACTGCAGAACACGGTAG
- the LOC131583691 gene encoding basic proline-rich protein-like — protein MSPREVFGVLAVLELDHVSPSSGMLIWGWEPDPLVQGSCTVPASHLVSPTSHPNVSPWELRGASGDKVIGGHGDFPRSSPAATGRDPPSLGDPECDNTAQGPPSHGGPRPPTAPGTAPLRDEGPDYSISAESPAQVVPCWIRHLHGNPRLGRCGLGRCHLHGNRCGARMQPGCAGHRPRGSAAGPAPLRSAREPARARISPRSPLAPGAERPPSPRLRLRKPGFDVARKATQARPHHGPAPSDPPAPGGFFWCCRGRRLSGWVPGKAPTPTAPGPTAARGPLPAQEEPAEAGARRQPQDGRGQHGGCPWSAPGGARGQHRGVPVVSTGGCPWSAPGVPPVSTGDARTPAPQNDPRAPA, from the exons ATGTCCCCCCGCGAGGTTTTCggtgtgctggctgtgctggaactCGACCACGTgtcccccagctctgggatgctGATTTGGGGCTGGGAACCCGATCCCCTGGTGCAGGGTTCCTGCACGGTGCCTGCTTCCCACCTGGTGTCACCGACATCCCACCCGAACGTGTCACCGTGGGAGCTGCGGGGTGCCAGCGGGGACAAAGTCATCGGGGGACACGGGGATTTCCCCCgctcctctccagcagctaCAGGCAGGGACCCGCCATCTCTCGGAGACCCTGAGTGTGACAACACAGCCCAA GGACCCCCGAGCCACGGAGGGCCCCGGCCGCCCACGGCCCCGGGAACGGCCCCGCTGCGGGACGAGGGTCCCGACTACAGCATCTCGGCAGAATCTCCAGCTCAGGTTGTGCCGTGCTGGATACGGCATCTCCATGGAAACCCCCGGCTCGGGCGGTGCGGGCTTGGGAGATGCCATCTCCACGGAAACCGCTGCGGCGCCCGGATGCAGCCGGGATGCGCCGGGCACCGG CCCCGGGGCAGCGCGGCCGGCCCTGCCCCGCTGCGCTCCGCCCGTGAGCCGGCCCGGGCCCGGATTAGCCCCCGCTCCCCGCTGGCACCGGGAGCAGAGCGGCCGCCCTCGCCGCGGCTCCGGCTCCGTAAGCCCGGCTTTGACGTAGCCCGGAAA gcaACACAAGCGCGGCCCCATCACGGGCCAGCCCCGTCTGACCCCCCCGCCCCGGGCGGGTTCTTCTGGTGCTGCAGGGGCCGGAGGCTCTCGGGATGGGTCCCCGGCAAAGCCCCGACACCCACGGCCCCCGGCCCCACGGCAGCCCGCggtcccctcccagcccaggaggAGCCAGCAGAGGCCGGAGCCCGGAGGCAGCCGCAGGATGGCCGCGGTCAGCACGGGGGGTGCCCGTGGTCAGCACCGGGGGGTGCCCGCGGTCAGCACCGGGGGGTGCCCGTGGTCAGCACCGGGGGGTGCCCGTGGTCAGCACCGGGCGTGCCCCCGGTCAGCACGGGAGATGCCCGCACCCCGGCCCCACAGAACGACCCCCGGGCCCCGGCCTGA